AGGAAGCGCCAACGCCGCGCGTTGGTCGAAAATCCTAAACAACAAGTTAACCGCGCCTATCTAAGGCGCGGTTTTTTTTATATTTTTCGGCCAAACCCGGTTCAGCTTTTCTTAACTATATTGCTGTTTCTTAGGACCATCGAAGCGGCGAGTTAACCTTAACGAATTGGGTTAATAGGCATGATGCTGAATGCCGTTACCGGTTTTAGGTCCGGAATGTCCCTTATTCAACCACTGCCAAAGGGGCAAATATCATGACGAGCATTCTTACCAACAACGCCGCAATGGCTGCTCTCCAGACGCTGCGTACCATCGGCTCGAACCTGCAGGACACGCAGAACGCCGTTTCTTCCGGCCTGCGCATCTCCAAGGCTTCCGACAACGCTGCCTACTGGTCGATCGCCACGAGCATGAAGTCCGACAACAGCGCCATCGGCGCCGTTTCCGACGCTCTCGGCCTCGGCGCTGCCAAGGTTGACACCGCATCGACGGCCGTCACCAGCGCGATCGACGTCGTCGGCCAGATCAAGGACAAGCTTGCAACCGCGATGGAACCGTCGGTCGACAAGAAGTCCGTTCAGGAAGAAATCACGCAGCTGCAGCAGCAGCTTCAGAGCGTTGCCCAGTCGGCTTCGTTCAACGGCGAAAACTGGGTCATGGCCGCAAACAACGACTCGGCTTCGGTTGTTTCTTCGTTCATCCGCGGCACCAACGGCACCGTTTCGGTCAGCTCGACGTCCTATGCCTTCAACACCGGCGCAACCGGCAACGTTCTGTTCGGCGCCAATGCAGACGGCACGATCAACACGTCTTCGGGTATCCTCGGCACCCAGGACAGCACCGTCAGCGCCTCGGTCTTCAGCCTCGACATCACCAACATGACGGGCGGCCAGATCTCCAGCGCGCTCAACATGGTTCAGACCGCTCTGAACTCGCTGACCAGCCTGGGTTCGAAGCTCGGCTCCATCTCCAGCCGTATCGACCTGCAGACGAGCTTCGCTTCCTCGCTGTCCGACTCCATCCAGTCGGGCGTTGGCAAGCTGGTTGACGCCGACATGGAAGAAGAATCGAGCAAGCTGTCCGCTCTGCAGACGCAGCAGCAGCTGGCTGTTCAGTCCCTGTCGATCGCCAACTCCTCGACCCAGCAGATCCTGTCGCTCTTCCGTTAATAGGAAGCGCCAGCACACGTTGGCCAAACAGGAAAACGACCTTGCCGCGCCTTCTCCGGAAGGCGCGGTTTTCGTTTTGCGCGACGCCGCAATCCGGCTGCGAGCCTAGAGCGGTTCAGTTTTTCATGGAATCTCTGAGCCGCTCTATCTCTGTGGTGTCACGCAATCCCGGACGGAAAACCGCTGCGCACTTTTCCTGGAATTGCTCTAAAGCGTGCTGCCCGCCCTTCGCCTGATGGCATCGACGAAGCCATCGAACAGCTTGCGCATGGCAACCTGCTTGTAGGGATAGACAATAGGGTCGTCCATATTGTGGACCACCATTGCCACGTCGAGCTCGAATACCAGCAGGCGACCGTCAGGAAGCTCCGCGCAGTCGATGCCGAAATAGTCGAGTTTGATATGACGACAGAGCGCTGCAAAACTCTCTTCGTGACGAACGGCGAAATCGCGATCGAAATCTTCCATCCATGCCTGTTCGACAGCCCGTTT
The Rhizobium sp. 11515TR DNA segment above includes these coding regions:
- a CDS encoding flagellin N-terminal helical domain-containing protein, translated to MTSILTNNAAMAALQTLRTIGSNLQDTQNAVSSGLRISKASDNAAYWSIATSMKSDNSAIGAVSDALGLGAAKVDTASTAVTSAIDVVGQIKDKLATAMEPSVDKKSVQEEITQLQQQLQSVAQSASFNGENWVMAANNDSASVVSSFIRGTNGTVSVSSTSYAFNTGATGNVLFGANADGTINTSSGILGTQDSTVSASVFSLDITNMTGGQISSALNMVQTALNSLTSLGSKLGSISSRIDLQTSFASSLSDSIQSGVGKLVDADMEEESSKLSALQTQQQLAVQSLSIANSSTQQILSLFR